Sequence from the Sciurus carolinensis chromosome 1, mSciCar1.2, whole genome shotgun sequence genome:
GCTGGCCAGTGCTTAAGATGTGGATGAACAGCTCAACGCTGttctgtgcacctcctcctcacTTCCCTTCAAGGATCTGCTCAGAACAACAGGTGCTTTCCCTTCGGGGCAACAGGGCAGCTTGCTCTTGGCTCCTGGTAGTTCTGTCCCCTCTTAGGTAAGAGACAGTGCTGGGCCCAACCCTTGGTAGCCGTCGTCCACCTGCAGCAGAACAGGTGCTGGGAAAAGGAGGTATTGTTGGTTTCTCCACTACTGTGGGGAAGTGGCCGGCGTTCTGTGCAGATCCGACCACTGCTCACCCTTTCCCCCTGCTGCTTTCTCTGTGAGGTTTCAGAAGGATGAAGGAGACCACAGAGATTAATTTAAGTTATGCCTCAAAGGCTTTTTAGTCGCCGGGTATGTGAAGATAAGGAAGGAAATAACGAGGCCTCCTGCAGGGGCATCTTGCTCTCTCCACGcctttaaccctttttttttcctctcaagagTGTGATGCTGAGCATCCCGAGGAGGTTTGGGGAAGCCCTACTCCAGTGCAGTTCTTCTCTACTCActttatttcttggaaattccCAGGGTTCTGGTTTCTAAGGTGAAGTAGGTCCCCAGCCATCAAAAGACTGTAGGTGTAAGAGAGCATGTTGAATAAGAGTAATGGCATGGCTCACCCTGACTGATGGTTCAGGAGGACGGTTCTTTTTGGAAAGGAACAATGACTTCCCAAAGGTTAAAGTTACTTGACACCTGTTACAGCTAAAGatagttttcttctctgtatttttaagtCGGAGTGTTAGTTGTGCAGTGTTTGAAGCCGCCTGGAGGCGTTTCCTGTGCAGGCTAGTCGGTGCTGCTCACTTTGCATCCCTGGCCTTTTCTGTTTTGGCCTCCTGCTTCTCCATAGTTTCCCTGAATCCCGAAACAAACTCCGAGAGTCTTTCTCACTGCTCACTCTTTGTCATGCAAGTGTGTTGTGttaagggattgaacccaggacttggtGCGTGCTAAGAAAGGGCTCTGccaccaaactacatccccagtccctgttttattttttttgaggcagggtcttacttagtcgcccaggctgtcctcaaacttgaagTTCTCCTGCTTCGgcttccaagtagctggattacagacctgcaccaccatgcctgccccTCTCGGGTTCTTAAGTTGAACTTTTTACCATGCCCTaagtggtaataataataattttaaaagaaaatactcaaGTTTTAAGAGTGTTTATTGTAGAAAGAAAAGATACTTTGAATGCTTAAAATACAAactacaactttttattttaccaaaGCAAGATATTTATGTACAGCATGAATTGTTAACCATGGCGCCATCTACCTTCATTTTTAAGCCATTTCTTATAGACAAGATAAAAAGGGAAGCTCTTGGAGCCCATTTcttacagaatgaataaaaatagatatatctGTATTAACTATGAGCATTTTGAGGTGGTTTCATACAAGCGTCCATGAGGAATTGAATGCACCTCATGCCGGCGCTCCCTGTCACGCCAAACCCATGTCCTGCCTTTCGGTGGTGCCTGATTCAGGCGAGCAGTGAAGCACCAAGAGTCCGATGGTGAGGCCCAGGGCCTTGAGTGTCCTCCTGGCTGATCCCACCTGGGGCACTCAGCGCCAGCCCAGCAGCTGTGGTGTTTCTCGAGTGTGTATACTGAAGGCAGTTTTattgaacttaaaaaatagaaattctcctCCTCCAGTGCCCACTTTTGCTCCTTTCTGTAATACTCAAGGCCTCTCCTTTGAGaatcaaataatatttctttttagcaAAGGGATTTGTCTTTTCCATTCACATAAACTGTGCCTAAGAGAAAATGGATAAAGTGACCTCATGATTAGTTTTCCCTACAGGTAAGTCTGTCAGGGAGAGGGCAGAGAAAGCCCGCGCAGTCCGGCCCCTGAGGAGGAAGTGGCAGGACCCACTGAGTTTGAGCATTCCATCCCGTGCGCTGTAACATCCTGGGCACATGCAATCTCATCACGCGCTTATGCCCGCCGCAGCAGCTCACGAACCAGAATTCTGCTGTCCACCTCCAAGAGCCATCCTCTCAGCTGGGGATTACAGGCCCTCCCACCCTACCCTTTAATACCCTCTTCCTGCCTGCTGTGCCATCCCAGCCTCCTCTTGAGTCTGTCCACAGTCCTGCTCCACCGCAGCTTCCATTCAGGGCTTGAAGCCTTCTGGGCGGATTTTCATCTCCACCCGTTTGAGGGAGTAGCTGGCCCCATGCCAGCCGTACCAGGTGATGCCGTCCAGGTGCTCCTTGTGCTCCCCCAGACGGTAGTAAACCCCATTGAGGTTGGAGTCTGTGCAGCAGTTGTACCAGTATCCACCTGGCAGGAGAAACAGACGGACTGTCAGCCGAGTGCACCCTGCCCTTGAGGTGGGCTGGGTGGAAGGGGCTCCAGAGCCCGGGCTTCGCTGCACAGAGGTCCACGCCTGCAGGTGGGGTGGCAGGCTGCCACCTGAAATTCTCCTTCCCGCCCCCGTCTCACCTTTGCGGAGCAGCGCGCACTTGTCCAAGCAGTTGTCGTTGTCCTTGTCCTTGGTGCTGAAGGCCGTGTTGTTGTGGTAGAGGAGCGCGTCGTTGCCCACGTTGCCGCTGTAGTTCCCCAGGAAGAGGCGGTAGCTGTTGAGCTCATTGCCCAGAACAAAGTGGCTGTACTCCGCATAGCGTGCATCGCCATCCCAGTCCTGTGGGGAGAAGCGGATCTGAGGGAGCGGCAGAGAGCATACCTCATACCCTCCCCATGCCGCTCCTCTTGCTCCAACCCCACAGCCAAACATCTTTTTCTAGGTGTGACTCTGGCAAGACCTGTTGCTCCCTTCTGCTTAGCACACAGCTGGGGATCAGCAAGCAAGCTGCTGGTCTGCTACCTCTGGATTCCCATAGGCCTTGGGGAGATTTCTCGTTCCTGGTTGAAGGTGTAATATGTGCTTTTACTGAAGCCCACTCAGAGATGTCATAGAGCAGCGTGAGGATGTGGTGATGCTTTCAGGCCTTCTAGAGGGCCACCAGCCAGATAAGGTTGTGCCCCAGACCTGAACAAAGACATGGTGTTTGGCCCCACCAACAGGTTTGCACTGTCCTGACCTGACTCAGCATCGTCCTGTGCTACTCCCAGACCTAGTTTGCTAAGAAAGAGGGGGGAAAATTTCTTCCTCAACTATATATACTACATCCTGCAGAAAACTGTCTTGGTGAGTGCACAATTGCGAGCGAACAGGCAAGGAGTCACATGCAGTGTGTTAGAGGTCCTGGACCAgccccagggcccaggcctgGAGTTCACCTCCATCTCCACACGGAGCCGTGTCGGCTGTCTGGTGAGCCGGTGGATGTTTTCATTCCCCAGCCAGAAGTCCCCACGGATGCTGCCAAAGCCCTGCTTGTACTTTTTCCAGTCCTGGTAGAAGGAGACAAGGCCGCTCCTTCGTCTCTGAATGACAGTCCAACCCCCACCTGAAGTCTTCATGTCACAGAACACCTGGAACAAAGAGGACATTCTGGTCAAGGACTCACGGGAGAGTACAGACTTCCTGCCCTTTTCCTGTCCCTACAGAGCTAGCAACGCATGCATTCCCATAGTCACACTGGCTCACTGTGTTGGCAGTGCTGTCCCCAGTGCCGGGAAGCTGGGGCAGGGTGGTGGTTTGCTTGGAAAGAATTGTCCACATTAGGGATGGGGTGAGTGTGTGTACAGCTTATATATAATTTACCCCCTTATGTCCTTTCTCCGGCCAAGGCACAAACTGCTCTAGGACATGGCATGTATTTGAACTAGTATGTGGTGGTATAAAAATGATCTGTGTTAGAAGGTTAGGTGTTTGGCTGATGGTGATTTGAAGGGGCCAAGCAGAACCTGGAGGGAGGGGCCCAGGCAAGCTTTGCGTAGCTCTCTAGTGGCTGCTATGTCTGCTTCTCAGTCTCCCTTTTGGTGAACTGTGACTAGCTTGTTGTCCCCCTGCCTTTGGGGTTGGAGGACAGTGGAAGAGCAGGAGCAGTGCACTGGGACAGTCTTACCTCCATCTCAGGGCTGCCCAGGAAGTCATTGGGAGGAAGCTTGTACACTCCAGAGATGTGGTAGTTCTTCTGGTAGAGGGAGGAGCAGTCATAGATGGCGTCTGCAAACAGAAGCACAAGCGGGCTAAGCAGGCTCGCACAGCACGGCGAGCAGGGCTGCCAGGCACATCTGAACTGAGGGGTAAAGACAGGCTTCCTTTCTCCTGCAGAATGCCCATGGGCATCAATTCCCAGGCGCCAGGAGATCAAGAGGGGACGTGTTTTGGCCTCACTATTGGTGAGGTAGAGGGTGGGAAAGCCCTTCACCAGGAGCGTGTCAGCAGGCTAAACAGGTGGTTTCAGGTTGTCCTGCTGTAGTTCGGGCCATGAAATTTAGGAATGGTGCGGTGTGTGAGAGCACGTATCAGATGCCCCTGCAAGTGGCTTCAGGCTCTTGGACCGCCATCTCTGTGACATGGGAAGTCAGGAGTGTCTCAGAGGGTCGGTGCCTTGttgtttcttggtttgtttttgttgtttctcagAGGTAGTGGCTGCTGCCAGCTGGGACCCCgcttaagagagagagatttcatgACCTCATCACTCCAATCTAACAATGCCAGATCCTCAAAAGAAAACCAAGACCCTGAGGATGCCTTGAGGCCTCCCCTGAAGGttttgttaaaagaaagaaacgagattttctttgtcctctggggtcaatttaaaagcttctgtgGCTGCACTTGGGGCTACTGCCTCATACCAGTCTCTCTCTCCTGTTCTAAATATCAAAGAGCATTAGGGAGAAACAGCCTTTCTGGTAGGATTCAAAGAGCAAAAAGCAAAGATGTCTTACTGTCTATGAtatcctgaaatatttttcttgggCTGGAATCTTAGAGAAGAGCAAATGGATGCAGGTGGCCACACTGCCACCATGGAGCTGTCTGGAGTGCCTCAGCTCCCTCACAGAGTACTCTGGGGGAGGCAGAGTGGGGTATACTGCCATCGCCTCAGAGGTCTGCATTTTCTGTGCTAGTAAGAGTCTGAACTTGCTGCTTGCTTCAAGGGTCTGCCTCCTTCTGGAGTGTACAGGTGGCTCAGCACCTGGTGCCAGACAAGAGAAGGAAGGACTGGTGTCATGGGCAGAAGAGtgagaggctgggcaggagggccACAGTCCACTCCCAGGAGACTTCTCGCTGAGTGGTGAGAGTCCCTGACTTGAAGTAGCTCCATTAGATCCCTGTCTGGCCAGATCTTCCATACATCTGGTTTCATCTTTCAGACCAAATCAGGACTCACTTGTCTCCAAAATGGCTGAGAATACCTTTCTAATCCCAAGCCAAGGGCCAGGAAGTTGATGCTGAGGAATTAATTTGTACATGTGGGTTTAGATAAGAGAATTTTCCAGCttaaattcatgttaaaatttttctgtcatttgaacCAAGGGTAACCAGTGACTTACCTCATTAGAAGCTAATCATGTCATTGTTCTCAATTTGGATTATAATATAACCAACAGTTTTTATGTTAGCATAAGATTGCATTGTCTATACGATGTGTTCCTTACTACCAGTATTTCTCTGGTAATTTCAGAAAACCAACTATATTTCTTAAACAGTAAATTCATGGAGGCCCATCTGTGCCAAGCAAGCTAAGCAGTAActgaaagttattttgaaaaataaaacattaagtgTACTTTCTTTTCAGCCATTAAAATCCATATTCAATATTGCATTTACTTATTTCATCTACTGTTTGGGAGAATTTTGAGACCATGGGGGAAAATGGAAACATCAGAACTGAGGAACCTTGAGGAGCCTGTCCCTTCCTGAGCACAAAGGGTTTCTTCACAGGCTAGGCAGTCTCTACCCTGAATTCTGAGTCAATGACAGGAGTGGGTTTGCAGAAAGAGGACACAAAATTCCATTAGTGTCCATTCCTGCTAAATTTTCAGGACACTAGAGACTGGTTTTGGCAAAACTTTACATCCAGAGCAACAGATGTTCTTGCTTCCTTGGGGTTGGGGTACAGTCAGCAGCTCTTGGGAAGGGAGTGGCCTGCTGTCCCGTCAGAAAGGTGTGAACCTGCCTCTAAGGCTTGCTGTGGCACTTTGGGCAAACCTTGGAATCGCTCAGTGCTCCAGGGTGGGAATTCATGCGTTTGTAACATGCTGAAATGTGAAGGTCAGAGACCTAGGAAGGCACTGGGTAAATCCACAGAACATCAGAAACCAAAAGAAGTGCTCCACAAACCTCTCATAAGGGAAAGTAGATCCCAAAAGAACCCCAGGATTTGTCCTGATGGGCAGGTTGTCTAGAAGCAGTGCTGTGGACAGGGAACCCCTCTGGCAGGAGATGTGAGTAGTCAAGGCGCAACCTGCTTACCTGCCGAGGTCTGGGTGACAGTCTGTGCCGCCTGGAGCTGCGTGAGGTCGATCTGGCTGTTCATCTCGGAGTACTTGCTCTCAGCATCTGTGAGCCGCGACTCCAGGCGCTTGCTGCTGCTCTCCAGCTCCATCACCTGCATGACCACGCTGACCCAGTCGCTCTCCTGCTTCTTGCTCAGTTCGCTCAGCATACTGCTTAGGTTGGCAACCTGGGCCTTGAGCTCCTTCACCTCCTTACAGCATGTGGCCGCTTTGAGCTGTGCCGGTGTCTTGTGTTTAGGGGGCTTCTGCAGCCACACTGGGTGGCTGGCAAAAGCCACGAGGAAAACGCAGAGCCAGGTCCCAGCTGTGAGAGTCTTGCTCAACATCTTTCGTGGGCCTGGTGAGATGGCTCTTCCTTTGGAGGACTCTGGACAGGCCTAGCGGAGGCCTGCGGAGCTGCGCACACCTTACACGCTCACTGTGGATGGCCTCACACttcctgttctctttctttccttgccCTGTCTTAGCCTTTCTCAAAGTTTGAGTTGCTGAAAGTGGAGCGTACCGGATACCCTATGGCTTTCCTTCCCAAGCCTGAATGCTCTCCCAAGTCAGCATCTTAAATATTGTTTGTGCCTGTACCTCCACCCCCATGGTGGCCCTGCAGTGGGCCATAGCCCCTCCCCTCATCTGGGAGGGTCAGGTGCCTGTCCGGTGAAGTCAGCGTAAACTTAGgccagaggaggggaggagggagactgGGCGAGTCTGTCTttccttgcctgcagtctctgggcTGAGACGGAGGACTGTGAATTTGTGTGTTTCCAGTTTCCCCTATTAGATTATGCCCCTGCCAGCCACTGGCTCAGCTCTATCAGCAGGCAGGCAGGGTCAGAGGAATTTCCAAATTCCATTCTAAAGGTTATATAACCATGGGGTGAGGCGAGGTAGGCAAGAGAGCTGAGACTGAAACTCCACTCACCCAGGGAGCCTGTTACTGTAATCCACGCTGTTTATATGAGGCTCTGCTATATTTCAGCATCCTGTGGAATGTGCTTTTGACTGTGCTGGATAGTCCTTTCTCTGATCATCATTCAGTATTGTACAAAATCCTTATTCAGCCTGGATTTAGCACTATGtaaggttttaaaatttctaactcAGGAAAAATCTAGAAATAGGAGGATAGAGTAAATCTCTTAAGAAGCAAGAAAGACTTTGTAGTTTGCATCCATGGGGTTTGTGCAGTTGTCTTTCTCTTTACACACTTTCTCTTTCAACAAAGAGCAGGGCGGTTAATACTAGCTTCTCACACTTGACCTTGCGTAAGGAGGTGTCAGAAGATCACAGCAGCTGTGCCAGGTGTGGTTCTGGGATTGGTCACCCACGCTTTGTCAGTCTCTAGGCAGAGCAGAACAGGCCTGCCCTGGG
This genomic interval carries:
- the Angptl7 gene encoding angiopoietin-related protein 7, translating into MLSKTLTAGTWLCVFLVAFASHPVWLQKPPKHKTPAQLKAATCCKEVKELKAQVANLSSMLSELSKKQESDWVSVVMQVMELESSSKRLESRLTDAESKYSEMNSQIDLTQLQAAQTVTQTSADAIYDCSSLYQKNYHISGVYKLPPNDFLGSPEMEVFCDMKTSGGGWTVIQRRRSGLVSFYQDWKKYKQGFGSIRGDFWLGNENIHRLTRQPTRLRVEMEDWDGDARYAEYSHFVLGNELNSYRLFLGNYSGNVGNDALLYHNNTAFSTKDKDNDNCLDKCALLRKGGYWYNCCTDSNLNGVYYRLGEHKEHLDGITWYGWHGASYSLKRVEMKIRPEGFKP